The proteins below are encoded in one region of Cololabis saira isolate AMF1-May2022 chromosome 11, fColSai1.1, whole genome shotgun sequence:
- the LOC133454813 gene encoding E3 ubiquitin-protein ligase TRIM21-like has translation MSAGSNLRSADQFLCSICLDVFTDPVTTPCGHNFCKTCITHHWDDNVLYKCPICHEMFNTRPQLKVNTLFREMVSEFRREAQQKSSSSSSEQQAAEPGEVPCDVCTGTRLKALKSCLVCLASYCETHLEPHLTAARLKRHQLVEPVENLEDRICTKHDKPLELFCKTDQTCVCTLCPVLDHKTHEFVPLREEYEGKKAELQKTEAEIQQMIQKRRLKIQEIRASLKISNDAADREKAEGVQVFTDLKESVERRLKEFMKEMEDKQKTAEKQAEDFIKDLEQEICELKKRSSEVEQLSRSEDHLHLLQRFSSLEDAPPTKNWTEVRLHPPPYEGTVVRAVEQLEKNLREKMKKLFEAELRRIQQFEADVTLDPDTAHPGLILSEDGKQVYHGDVKKNLPDNPERFSYCVNVLGKQSFSSGRFYFEVQVKGKTEWDVGVARESVNRKGGITLSPQDGYWAVWLRNVNEYFAANDPRVRLHPSSPPEKLGVFVDYEEGLVSFHDVDAAALLYSFTGCSFREKLHPFFRPCLNDGGKNSAPLIICPVNQTV, from the coding sequence ATGTCTGCTGGCAGCAACCTGAGATCTGCAGATCAGTTCCTGTGCTCCATCTGTCTGGACGTGTTCACTGATCCAGTCACCACACCGTGTGGACACAACTTCTGTAAAACCTGCATCACTCATCACTGGGATGATAATGTTCTCTACAAGTGTCCCATATGTCACGAGATGTTCAACACCAGACCTCAGCTGAAAGTCAACACCTTATTCAGAGAGATGGTTTCTGAGTTCAGACGTGAAGCTCAACAgaaatccagcagcagcagctcagagcaACAAGCTGCAGAACCAGGAGAAGTTCCCTGTGACGTCTGCACTGGAACCAGACTGAAGGCCCTGAAGTCCTGCTTGGTGTGTCTGGCCTCCTACTGTGAGACTCACCTGGAGCCTCATCTGACAGCTGCACGTCTGAAAAGACATCAGCTGGTGGAGCctgtggagaacctggaggacaggatttgtacgaagcaCGATAAACCTCTGGAGCTGTTCTGTAAGACCGACCAGACATGTGTCTGCACGCTCTGCCCTGTTTTAGACCACAAGACTCATGAGTTTGTTCCTCTGAGAGAAGaatatgaaggaaagaaggcagaGCTGCAGAAGACAGAGGCTGAGATtcagcagatgatccagaagagACGACTGAAGATTCAGGAGATCAGAGCGTCTCTGAAGATCAGTAACGATGctgcagacagagagaaagCAGAAGGTGTTCAGGTCTTCACTGATCTGAAGGAGTCTGTTGAGAGACGTCTGAAGGAGTTCATGAAGGAGatggaagacaaacagaaaactgcagagaaacaGGCTGAAGACTTCATCAAAGatctggaacaggaaatctGTGAGCTGAAGAAGAGGAGCTCTGAGGTGGAGCAGCTCTCACGCTCTGAAGatcacctccacctcctccaaagATTCTCATCCCTGGAAGATGCTCCACCCACCAAGAACTGGACAGAGGTCAGACTCCATCCACCTCCATATGAGGGGACTGTGGTGAGAGCTGTGGAGCAGCTGGAGAAGAACCTCAGAGAGAAGATGAAGAAGCTGTTTGAAGCTGAGCTGAGGAGGATCCAGCAGTTTGAAGCTGATGTGACTCTTGATCCTGATACAGCACATCCTGGACTCATCCTGTCTGAAGATGGAAAACAAGTGTATCATGGTGATGTGAAGAAGAATCTTCCAGATAATCCAGAGAGATTCTCCTACTGTGTTAATGTTTTAGGAAAACAGAGTTTCTCTTCAGGCAGATTTTACTTTGAGGTTCAGGTTAAAGGAAAGACTGAATGGGATGTAGGAGTGGCCAGAGAGTCGGTCAACAGGAAGGGAGGCATCACACTGAGTCCTCAGGATGGTTACTGGGCTGTTTGGCTGAGAAATGTAAATGAGTACTTTGCTGCTAATGATCCTCGAGTCCGTCTCCATCCCAGTTCTCCTCCTGAGAAGTTGGGGGTGTTTGTGGATTATGAGGAGGGTCTGGTCTCCTTTCATGATGTAGATGCTGCAGCACTTCTCTACTCCTTTActggctgctccttcagggagaAACTACACCCGTTCTTCAGACCTTGTCTCAATGATGGAGGTAAAAACTCTGCTCCTCTGATCATCTGTCCTGtcaatcaaactgtctga